Genomic segment of Raphanus sativus cultivar WK10039 unplaced genomic scaffold, ASM80110v3 Scaffold3046, whole genome shotgun sequence:
tttttggaATAAGTCTATCTTAACTAGgagtaaaaattaataaacaaacaataaaataataacgaGCATTGCTGTTACAAAAATGCCAATCATAACTTTTGGTCTCGCACGTTATATAAGAACCGACAAAAAAGAAgtctaagaagaagaaaaaaaaaagttaatcaatgagttcttcgtcttcctcttcttcttcttggtctcGCAGTAAATGTCTTGATTCAGAATTTATGTTCGGGCAAAGGGAAGTAAAAAGAATCTTGATTCTGTTTCTTTGTTTGTCTGCTTCATGTCTTGTTTTATACAAAGCAGCTTATCCTCTGCAACGACTTAGTGTCAACAATCTCAGTTCTCTTGTCGCTTCTCCCTCCTCTCCACCATTGCCAAATATCAACTCATCAGAGATTTCTCAAGAAACAGTAAGTTCTTATACAAAACTCTGTTTCATCTGATCTCTAGGGTTTGAATCTGTATAGTCTTTGGTCTAATTTTCCTTTTGTCTAATTTGTTGTTGCTTCAGGCCAAACCAAAGATCAGTTTCAAGGGGATTTTGGAGAATGCTACGATGAAGAACAATACAGTGATTATAACGACACTGAACCAAGCTTGGGCAAAGCCAAACTCTTTGTTCGATCTTTTCCTAGAGAGTTTTCGTATCGGGCAAGGAACACAACAACTGTTGAAACACGTAGTAGTGGTTTGCTTGGATCGCAAGGCGTTTGAACGATGCTCACAACTTCATACTAATTGTTACCAAATTGAAACCTTAGAAACTGATTTCTCCGGAGAGAAAGTTTACAACACTCCTGACTATCTCAAGATGATGTGGCGCAGAATCGAGCTTCTTACACAAGTTCTCGAGATGGGTTTCAACTTCATATTTACAGTATTAATCAGTGGCTTTAATTCTTTACTAGATCTtaacccgcccaaccgggcgggtatttattttatgtttttagttttttatttataaatgatatatttgtaatatttaaacataaatttagattgaaaattaatatttgtagttataataaaaattaaaagttttaaaaaatattttgatataaattttaaattcctaattaaaataatatagagatgagtcataattttttccaattctaaaatcttagcactattaataaaaaataaaataattttaaataaataaaatatataaacatatttgaaattaaaataaattagttaaaaaaaatcttacgccattgttgtttatttctatagtttgactcGCGGcggtataaatatttgctttcacttcaatttttttcctttgttctaatgataatatatatatatatatatatatatgtgtgtgtgtgtaaatttaatatgtattacataattgttaggataaaattttaaaacaaaaattttatttattacttttaaataattatattatgtgattttttgATCGTCTATtaatcacagtgtatcatataaaaatataatatttataactaattggacttatattataaaagtgttatactaacattttataaataaaatattttatattttattatattttatttatatgatatataattgattttgatgtgtgattttttctattatttttattaataaatattgaaaaatatttaatgttaacaaaaaatctataaagaaatttattttggttaagattcattctattaaagaaatctattatttaaattaggaaaagacattaaatacttaaatctatcatttaaaaaaggaaaagacaaaattctctactatctttgttaccaaacaaaatttaattttttttaaagactcctatccctattaccaaacaaaagcttaaagtacttctactttaataagatagatttctctgtaatatattttttttaatgagtaAGGAGGTTTTTTATCCGTAGGACAGTAAATCTCCTAAAGTAAGGTCAAACCATGTAGTTCAATTATCATTTATAGAGTAGACCTCTCTTAACGAGACTTGATTTagtggttttgatttgtttatgtaaatttataggACACAGACATAATGTGGCTTCGAGATCCATTTCCTCGGCTATATCCAGATGGAGATTTTCAAATGGCATGTGACAGATTCTTTGGGGATCCTTTCGATTCAAACAATTGGGTCAATGGTGGCTTCACATACGTCAGATCAAACAATAGAAGTGTTGAATTTTACAAATTCTGGCACAAATATCGTCTAGACTATCCAGAGTTACACGACCAAGATGTGTTCAATAGAATCAAGCACAAGCCTTTTATTACAGAGATTGGGATTCAAATGAGATTCTTTGATACCGTTTACTTTGGTGGGTTTTGTCAAACTAGTAGAGACATAAACTTGGTTTGCACGATGCATGCAAATTGTTGCATTGGATTAGAGAAGAAGCTTCATGATCTGAATCTCGTTCTTGATGATTGGAGAAAGTATCTGTCTTTGTCAGAACATGTTCAGAACACGACTTGGAGTGCTCCTATGAAGTGTTTGGAGGACTGaggatttttttaaatacagatTTGGATTAAAAGTGTATtaagaatgaaaaataaataaatgtattaagAATGAAGTGTCTTTAAGGACTTTAATCTAATCATTTTTCTAAATTGTTTTGAGTCGCAGTTCATAAATGTTAATACTTTGGTAGCAATTCAATTTTATATGTAGGTCGGTTCCAACGGCCTGAGTTGGGGTCTGATATCAATAATTATGAGAAACTTGAGTTGGATTGGGCTAAACTAAAGTTTAGTACTATTTGAAATCCAACACACTAAAGAAATTAATTCTGCATTTTCAAATATAAGACTAAGCAATGTCTTAACTGACAATATTGGAGAATTATGTAATGAAGAATAGTATTTTTGGATCTTACCTTTCCGTCAGAGTTCCTTCAGCTTCCTATATGCATCATATATGACATTATTAGATAGAATACTGCTTAAATTCCTTCTTTAACTTCCCAAGTACATATCTGACAAATGCCATGTTTATCATCGActtgacacaaaaaaaaattccctgTATTCTTTCTACATCTCTTTAGTCGTAAATAATGCTTCCTACTGATGGAGTAGACTTCCATAGCCACCGGCGGTCCggtttgtgttttttcttaCTCCTTTCTTCTGTTCATgtctttttttatcaaagattAAAATTTCTCTGGTGTAAACCTAGATCTAAATTTACAGATATGAGCTCGGAGTGATGGTTGTTGTCAGTGTTATCTCACTTAGAACTTTTCCTTCGGTTCTAATTGggattctcttcttctcttgtgtTCCTAGCATATCTGCTTGTGCATAGTGTTTGTCTATTGTGGTGGATTCTTCGTAGTCGGGAAGATGTGTGTATCCTTGTCATTGGTTGTGATGGCTGAATTCTGTTGGGTTTGGTGAAATTTCTGGCTCATGGTTCAAAGATTTGGAGCTACGGCTCTTCCGCTCCTTTCCCTGGAGGGGTTTGAGGTAAAATGGTCTTCTTCCTCCTAggtttgtttttatgttgttgCTCATTGCTCGTGAGGTCGTGTACCAAAGAAGTATAAAAAGTTTCAAAGTTTCCAAAAAATAAGTTCGATTGATGGTTTGTGCTTATCTCCTTCCTCATTCTGCGATGAATCTATTTGCTTGAGTTTTTATGGTTAAGGGCAAACAAAATTATGTTCGCTTTAGGAGTTTCACGAGTCCTGACCGGCACTGTAATTTAATCTTGTTGTGTTTCCTATTAGGGACTATCACATCAAGGACAACATGCCTGCCAAGATATTTGGAGGCATCTCAGTGGGACAGACGTGTGTCAGGTCTGTAAAGGAGGGATCGAGACAATATTACATGTACTTCGTGATTTCCCTGCGATGGAGGGGATATGGAGTAGAATTGTTAAAGCCACAAAGAGACAGGCTTTCTTCTCGATGCCTTTGTTTGAATGGATCTATAGAAACCTAAGTGGTCATGATGTGAGAGATGGGATTCCTTGGGCAACTACATTCGCATTGGCTGTCTGGTGGGGTTGGAAGTGGAGATGCGGGAATGTATTTGGAGATACACGGCTTTGGAGGGACAGAGTGCAGTTCCTACGGAACCTAGCTAAGGAAGTGATATCAGTTACGGAGAAGGAAAATAATGGCATAAATAATCACTattttgataacaaaaaaaataaaatgtatgtatgaaaatcaaaataatatgaaataaaataaaataaaatttaacactAATGTAACAGtaatttttatagataaataaagtaaaatatgttttattaaacaataacaaaataataatcttaatGATATTATGAGGTACTCTCTTCACTATCTAAGAGTAATGATGTTTTAAAGATTTAGagtaaaataaaatcttatgTCATATCCAGTGACCCACTATGGCCAAGATTATTTTCCTCTGAAAAAGCATTTTTTGATGGAAGTATTGTAGCATATTAGTTAATGACAAAGACTTCCATAGCATGTACGAGTTCCAAAGAATGCAATTGTAATGCCTCCCACCATCTACTGTTAATAGACCTTGAATGCCTGCATACTCTGTATGTGGGCTTTAACTTTGCAACAGATGGTGTGTTCTGTTGCGTTAAATTTTGGAAgtgtgaatatatttttattgaccATGTACACCATATTTTTCCTTATTTTGGATTCATTTGCAAGGTATCATAAATCACTTACCAATCGATTATACATAATTCTATTACTCTAGCtcaaacaaaatttgttttaactttttttc
This window contains:
- the LOC130506255 gene encoding uncharacterized protein At4g15970-like; its protein translation is MSSSSSSSSSWSRSKCLDSEFMFGQREVKRILILFLCLSASCLVLYKAAYPLQRLSVNNLSSLVASPSSPPLPNINSSEISQETAKPKISFKGILENATMKNNTVIITTLNQAWAKPNSLFDLFLESFRIGQGTQQLLKHVVVVCLDRKAFERCSQLHTNCYQIETLETDFSGEKVYNTPDYLKMMWRRIELLTQVLEMGFNFIFTDTDIMWLRDPFPRLYPDGDFQMACDRFFGDPFDSNNWVNGGFTYVRSNNRSVEFYKFWHKYRLDYPELHDQDVFNRIKHKPFITEIGIQMRFFDTVYFGGFCQTSRDINLVCTMHANCCIGLEKKLHDLNLVLDDWRKYLSLSEHVQNTTWSAPMKCLED